The Planctomicrobium piriforme genome segment GAATCATTTCGGCTCGTTCGGCGGGATCGTAATTGCCGGCTCGGGCCAGGATTTTGGCAGGAATTTCAGGATGGTCATAGAGGGCCAATCCATGAATTGCCTCGCGGACCATGATCCGGTCGCTGAGCAGTTTGAACAGCGTCGGGATGTAATCGTCAGGCCGGCTGATGAGCAACGATCGCAGGGCCTGACGTCGAGTTTCGGGATCGAGGCTGGCGTTGGTGACGAGTTCCCGGATTTGATCGAGCGCCCGACCGTCGCCGAACACCACATTCAGATCCTGAACCTGAGTGCGGACCGCCGCATTTTCCGACTTGCTGAACTTGGCCGTTGCCTGCGGCCAGTTGGAAGGGGCCGGCGCCTTTTGCCAGCCGTTCAGGGCCAGCGCCATGCCTGTCACAACACTCTCGGGAGCGGCGCACTTGCCGTTGATTGCGACATCCAGCAGGCGCTCGCAACTTGCAGGATCGCTTTCGATCTGCATGGTCAGGCGGCGTGCGATGCATTCGGTCACGATCGGCATGCGGGAGTTCTGAATCAGTGCCAATGCTTTGGATGGGTCGCGCGGGACAGAGGTCTCGATGCCGTACCAGATCATCAGCGGCAACATGCGGTCGTTCGCGAATTCCGCATGTGTGACCAACGGTTCTGCGAGACTCCAACGGTCATCCACCGGCAAACGTTGCAGTGCCGAGGCGAGCGTGAGCTGCACCAGACCTGAAGGATCGTTGCCAGCCAGTTCGATCATCCTGGCTTTCAACTGAGGTGACGGCGTTGTGCCTGCCAGGACTCCTTGATCCAGCAGAATTCGCAGGGCGGCGACCCGTTGGTATTCGTCTTTCGAAGCGAGCGCCGAGATCCACTCTGCTTCCGTGAAACCACCGGTCGCTGCGAGCGTTTCCAGAATCCTGATGCGGACCACGCCGTCGGTCGTCTCCTTCAGTTTCTGCTTCAACGCCGCTTGAAGAGCGGAGAGTTCGGCAGGCGGGAGTCCGTTGGCCACGCGATCGCCAAGCAGACGCTGCGCCTGTCGCGGCCACCAGGCGTTTTTGTGGGAGAGCAGCGAGATGAGTTCCGCGGACGAACGGGTCGACAGGTCGAATTTGGGAATCGCCTGCGGCTGCCCGTAAGTGAGTTTGTAGATGCGGCCGCTGGTGCGATGCACGCCGTCGTGGTCGTGACATTCGCCGGTGTCGCTCCAGTCGGCAATATAAACGCCGCCGTCAGCTCCGGTGATCAGATCCATGCCGCGATACCAGGGGTCGGAGAGGAAGCAGAAGTCGGGGCCATGCGTCGCCGTGTATCCGGCATTCTTGCGAACGAGGATGTCGGTATTGATGCGGGCGCCGTGCAGGTTCAGGGTGTAAACCCGATTGCGGTATTCGTCAGGCCAGTTGTCTCCCTGATAGATCATCAACCCGATGTGTGCATGACCGCCGCCGGCGGCACTGGTTTTATCGGTGACCCCTTTGCGGACGTCGTTCCAGACTTCGCCGGAATCCCAGTGAACATGATCGGCGACCTGTTCAATGAGTCTGTAGGAGTGCGGGTTCATGTCGAGGCCGTACATGCGCTGCACATGCGAGCCGGGGAGGACATGCCACAGATGGCCGATCACCGTATTGATGACGAAGATCTCCCCGTACTGGTCGTAGTCGAAGCCCCACGAGTTGGTCATGCCGTGCATGAGTGCTTCGCCAACTCCGGTGCCGGGGTGAAATCGCCAGACTCCGGTGTTGATCTTGAACCGTTGCGAGTCGCTAGAGCCCGGCTTGCCGATACTGCTGGTCGCCTGAATGCCGTGACGCCCGTAGAGCCAGCCGTCCGGTCCCCACTTCAGACCATTCGCGGGGGTATGGCCGACGGTCGTTTCATTGAAGCCGTCAAGAACCACCTGCGGTGGGCTGTCGAGAACGTCGTCGCGATTGCGATCTGGGAGAAAAAGAAGGTTTGGGAGACAGAGAGCCCAGACGCCGCCGTTGCCGATTTCGATGCTGGTGAGTTTGTGGGCGTCGTCCCAGAACACCGTGCGTTTGTCGAGCGTGCCGTCGCCATTGGTGTCTTCCAGAACGACGATGCGGTCGCGCTGGGCGGGATCAAAGCCGCCGGCGCCGCCCCCGGCCCAACTGTAGTTCTCGGCGACCCAGAGCCGTCCGCGTTCGTCCGTCGTAATGGCGATGGGATTCTGCACCTGCGGTTCGGCGGCCGCGGCCGTGAGTTTGAAACCGGGCGGCAGCTTGGCCGTTCGGACCACTTCGGCGGGGTCCATCGGTGTGGTCGTCGACTTCTCTGTATTGATGGGCAGCGGAAAGTCCTCTGCCGAGGCTGCGCTGCAAGCAGTCAAGAACACCGCAAGGAACGCGATGAGGGTGCGATTTGTCGAATCCAGCATGAAAAGCAGTCCTGTCGAGGCGGGGGTCTGCGGAGAGACATCAACATTGAACGATACGACAATACAGGGCCGTCGAAAAAATGTCACTCAATGCCGACTCGCGACCTGAAGTCGGGATTTCACCAGATCGATGAACGCGCGTTGCATCGGGTTCTCGGAGACGCGGCGGATGCTGTAGCCGAAACAGACCGTGGGGGGCAGGACGTGCTGGAGCGAGCGCTCGACCAGTTCCGGATCGCGCGGTGAATCGGCGACCACGCGGCCGACCAGTCCGATTCCGTGTCCCTGTTTCACGCAACTGCGAATGGAGGATGCGAGGACGAGGTCGAAGCCGCGGTCGGGATGATCGAACACGCCAGCGTTGGCGAGAATGGCCCGGCCTTCGTCATCGGGATAGGAGTCGCGGTGATTGAGGACGGGGTACTTTGCGAGATCCTTGGGCGTGATGCGACGGACTTTCGCCAGCGGATGACCGACCGGCATAATGACCATCGGTTCGATCTCATACATTTTTTCGACGACCAGTTCGTCCGGCCGACGGCAGCACATGCTATCGCCGATCACCAGGTCGACTTCGCCAGCTTCGAGCATTTCGTTTCCAAGCGATTCAAAGACCTCTCGCATCGTGAGTCGCACGCTTGGCTGCGCCGCGCGAAATTCGCCGATCACCCCGAGTAGGTCGTCGGTATAGCTGCGGGGAGGGGCCGCGACGGAAAGGTGTCTCGGAGCCGCGCCGCAGGCTTCCTTGAATCGGAGTTGCAGCGACTCGAATTCGGCGATCATCGGCGAGGCCAGTTCCGCCAGCAGTCGTCCGGCTTCCGTGATTTCGCTGCGCCGGCCATCGGATTCGACAAGTGTCTGCCCGAGCAGTTGTTCGAGGGCGCGAATCTGTTTCCAGACAGTGGGGTGCGACACCTGCAGCGTCTGTGCGGCGGCTGACATGCTGCCGA includes the following:
- a CDS encoding PVC-type heme-binding CxxCH protein; amino-acid sequence: MLDSTNRTLIAFLAVFLTACSAASAEDFPLPINTEKSTTTPMDPAEVVRTAKLPPGFKLTAAAAEPQVQNPIAITTDERGRLWVAENYSWAGGGAGGFDPAQRDRIVVLEDTNGDGTLDKRTVFWDDAHKLTSIEIGNGGVWALCLPNLLFLPDRNRDDVLDSPPQVVLDGFNETTVGHTPANGLKWGPDGWLYGRHGIQATSSIGKPGSSDSQRFKINTGVWRFHPGTGVGEALMHGMTNSWGFDYDQYGEIFVINTVIGHLWHVLPGSHVQRMYGLDMNPHSYRLIEQVADHVHWDSGEVWNDVRKGVTDKTSAAGGGHAHIGLMIYQGDNWPDEYRNRVYTLNLHGARINTDILVRKNAGYTATHGPDFCFLSDPWYRGMDLITGADGGVYIADWSDTGECHDHDGVHRTSGRIYKLTYGQPQAIPKFDLSTRSSAELISLLSHKNAWWPRQAQRLLGDRVANGLPPAELSALQAALKQKLKETTDGVVRIRILETLAATGGFTEAEWISALASKDEYQRVAALRILLDQGVLAGTTPSPQLKARMIELAGNDPSGLVQLTLASALQRLPVDDRWSLAEPLVTHAEFANDRMLPLMIWYGIETSVPRDPSKALALIQNSRMPIVTECIARRLTMQIESDPASCERLLDVAINGKCAAPESVVTGMALALNGWQKAPAPSNWPQATAKFSKSENAAVRTQVQDLNVVFGDGRALDQIRELVTNASLDPETRRQALRSLLISRPDDYIPTLFKLLSDRIMVREAIHGLALYDHPEIPAKILARAGNYDPAERAEMIQTLVSRPAYAKALLDAVRNKKVAANELTAFHARQICSFNNDALTKELTELWGDVRVSAAEKRALIDSRKSSLTTDVLANADLSAGRATFQKTCANCHVLFGAGRRLGPDLTGSNRKNIDYLLENMIDPSASVGADFRSVVLTLEDGRVLNGVVSEQNERTLTLQSAQDSVTLDRKSIEEMRPTTVSLMPDGLLQNLTPDQVRDLIGYLMSSEQVPLPNP
- a CDS encoding LysR family transcriptional regulator, with protein sequence MPGNAPRPAIYKDLSYSQLRSYCETARLGSMSAAAQTLQVSHPTVWKQIRALEQLLGQTLVESDGRRSEITEAGRLLAELASPMIAEFESLQLRFKEACGAAPRHLSVAAPPRSYTDDLLGVIGEFRAAQPSVRLTMREVFESLGNEMLEAGEVDLVIGDSMCCRRPDELVVEKMYEIEPMVIMPVGHPLAKVRRITPKDLAKYPVLNHRDSYPDDEGRAILANAGVFDHPDRGFDLVLASSIRSCVKQGHGIGLVGRVVADSPRDPELVERSLQHVLPPTVCFGYSIRRVSENPMQRAFIDLVKSRLQVASRH